A region of Salarchaeum japonicum DNA encodes the following proteins:
- the xseB gene encoding exodeoxyribonuclease VII small subunit, translated as MANDQEIHDRLTRVEEIIEQLDADECDLDEGTRLHEEGQERLAEVREILDNGRGEVVELE; from the coding sequence GTGGCAAACGACCAAGAGATTCACGACCGGCTGACCCGTGTCGAAGAAATCATTGAGCAGCTCGATGCGGATGAGTGTGATCTCGATGAAGGGACAAGGCTCCACGAGGAGGGTCAAGAACGCTTGGCCGAGGTGCGAGAAATCCTTGACAACGGGCGTGGAGAGGTCGTGGAACTCGAGTAG
- the xseA gene encoding exodeoxyribonuclease VII large subunit: MADAEREVDDVLSGNVLSVQELNDRIASVVQDTPALNGVRCIGEVTDLHQNSTALYFTLTDGDAELPCMLWANRYQKMDADLEDGTEVILEGDIDYWTEGGKIDLKPWEVIVVGDGDQAAAVERLRSELEERGWFDDEQKQRPPAFPERVGVVTSLRGDARYDIQNAIHEQDPTVDILVKDATVQGSESPTSIANGIHHLDRSEDVDAIIVGRGGGSDSNLQAFNTERVSEAIFTANTPIVTAIGHTDDRLIADQVADVATITPTAAGEYIVNSREEFLAGEVKPLAQQLDAAYETFQQEHEHERELAEAVDEAAVPEGLPPVYYKAAIAVLLLLLLAITGLWLGVI, from the coding sequence ATGGCTGATGCCGAACGGGAGGTAGATGATGTCCTGTCCGGGAATGTTCTTTCAGTCCAAGAGCTGAACGACCGAATTGCATCGGTCGTCCAGGACACGCCTGCCCTCAACGGCGTCCGCTGTATTGGCGAGGTCACGGATCTCCATCAGAACAGTACCGCCCTCTATTTCACCCTGACTGACGGCGACGCCGAGCTTCCCTGTATGCTCTGGGCGAACCGCTATCAGAAGATGGACGCTGACCTCGAGGACGGGACCGAGGTCATCCTCGAAGGCGATATCGACTACTGGACAGAGGGCGGGAAAATCGACCTCAAGCCGTGGGAGGTGATCGTCGTCGGCGACGGCGATCAAGCAGCTGCCGTCGAGCGACTACGAAGCGAACTCGAAGAGCGTGGCTGGTTCGACGACGAGCAGAAACAGCGCCCGCCGGCGTTCCCAGAGCGGGTTGGGGTCGTAACCTCCCTCCGTGGCGATGCCCGTTATGACATCCAGAACGCGATCCACGAACAGGACCCTACCGTCGACATCCTGGTGAAGGACGCCACCGTCCAAGGGTCGGAGTCGCCCACATCCATCGCGAACGGCATCCACCATCTGGACCGCTCCGAGGACGTCGACGCGATTATCGTCGGTCGCGGTGGCGGGAGCGATTCGAACCTCCAGGCGTTCAACACCGAGCGGGTCTCGGAAGCTATCTTCACCGCAAACACCCCGATCGTCACGGCGATCGGGCATACTGACGACCGGTTAATCGCCGATCAGGTCGCGGATGTGGCAACGATCACGCCGACGGCCGCCGGTGAGTATATCGTGAATTCCCGCGAGGAGTTCTTGGCGGGCGAAGTCAAGCCGCTGGCACAGCAACTCGACGCCGCGTACGAGACCTTCCAGCAAGAGCACGAACATGAACGGGAGCTTGCCGAAGCAGTCGACGAGGCGGCCGTACCCGAGGGCCTCCCGCCGGTCTATTACAAGGCCGCAATCGCTGTGCTGTTGTTGCTGTTGTTGGCTATCACTGGGCTTTGGTTGGGGGTGATCTGA
- a CDS encoding TATA-box-binding protein, with protein MSVTAESIQVENVVASSDIGQELDLETLSEDLGATDYDPDNFPGLVYRMHDPKAAALIFRSGKVVCTGAKSVDDVTTALEYVFDELRELGVDVATSPDIEIQNIVSSGDLDHTLNLNAIAIGLGLEHIEYEPEQFPGLVYRLDDPDVVALLFGSGKLVITGGKQLDDAEQALTVIENRLTDLGLLE; from the coding sequence ATGAGTGTCACAGCCGAATCAATTCAAGTCGAGAATGTGGTCGCGTCGTCCGATATCGGTCAAGAACTCGATCTGGAAACGCTTTCTGAGGATTTAGGAGCCACCGACTACGATCCCGATAACTTCCCTGGACTCGTATATCGGATGCACGATCCTAAAGCCGCAGCGCTCATTTTCCGCTCGGGGAAAGTCGTCTGTACGGGTGCAAAAAGCGTCGACGATGTGACGACTGCGTTGGAATACGTCTTCGACGAGCTCCGTGAATTGGGTGTCGATGTCGCTACCTCTCCAGATATCGAAATCCAGAATATTGTCTCAAGTGGGGACCTCGACCACACACTCAATTTGAATGCGATTGCGATCGGCCTCGGTCTCGAACACATCGAATACGAACCAGAGCAGTTCCCGGGGCTCGTCTACCGGCTTGACGACCCGGACGTCGTCGCACTCCTCTTCGGGAGTGGAAAGCTCGTCATCACGGGCGGAAAACAGCTTGACGATGCTGAACAAGCGCTTACAGTGATCGAAAACCGGCTCACTGACCTCGGGTTACTGGAGTAA
- a CDS encoding DUF1931 domain-containing protein: protein MSDLIVKAAVKDALSDHNVSANFYDALNEEVAELLDDAAERAEANDRKTVQPRDL, encoded by the coding sequence ATGTCTGACCTAATCGTCAAAGCAGCCGTGAAGGACGCACTCTCGGACCACAACGTCTCGGCAAATTTCTACGACGCCCTCAACGAAGAGGTCGCCGAACTGCTCGACGACGCCGCAGAGCGTGCCGAGGCCAACGACCGGAAGACGGTCCAGCCCCGCGACCTCTAA
- a CDS encoding PadR family transcriptional regulator gives MHDLTGFQRDILYVIAGLEEPHGLAVKAELDDYYEQEINHGRLYPNLDDLVERGLLKKGELDKRTNLYSLTQRGSREIEARREWEDEYIESAEEVAPST, from the coding sequence ATGCACGATCTAACTGGGTTCCAGCGGGACATCTTGTACGTGATCGCCGGGCTCGAGGAACCACACGGGCTCGCAGTAAAGGCCGAACTCGACGACTACTACGAACAGGAGATCAACCACGGCCGGCTCTATCCGAATCTCGACGACCTCGTCGAGAGAGGGCTCCTCAAGAAAGGCGAACTCGACAAGCGAACCAATCTGTACTCGCTAACGCAACGAGGCTCCCGCGAAATTGAGGCACGTCGAGAGTGGGAAGACGAATATATCGAGTCTGCAGAAGAAGTCGCTCCGTCGACCTAG